DNA from Phragmites australis chromosome 16, lpPhrAust1.1, whole genome shotgun sequence:
CTATGCGGCCAGGATTAGAAATGGGATAACAGTTCAGTTAGATCTAATCTTAGCTGTTTATTTTGAGATAGACAATTTAGATTTAATGAACCCATCACCCAGTCAGCTGTTGCGTAGATCAACGGTTTAATGACAAAATAAGTACCAATCAGTTTTGTCGATCAGAACACGTGTTCTGTACTGTGTATACATACATGTCCATACACGAACACACTTGTCCAAACGAAGAACACAAAGCTGGCTCTTACCAAAGCGTACGATCAGGACGGATTGGAACTTTCTAGAAGGTGTACTACGGAATCATGGCTTTATTTCATTTGTTCATAAGCTTAGATGGCGACGATGGAGGTTGTTCGGGGAAAATATTAGGTGTTATAAAGAGTTTATTCGGAGCCCTCAAGCTCTGGACTTCAGTCTGGATTCTCTGAAGAAACTAAAAGTTCTTTGAGGCTGTGGACCCCTCTGGCCACCGCCTCTCGAGACAGGAGAAATATCTATCCTCCGAAAAGAATATCTGCAAAAGAAAAACACCAACTGCAATTGGTCTGACACGATATAATCGACAGTTAATACTGGTGCAAATGGTAACTGCCCTGACATCCTAATGCAAGTAGAGACTACTCTGACACCTGGGATAGTATGGCGTCGCAGTTTATGACTGGTTAAGCCCTCACTTTTTAGGCCAGTTCACATCCTGAAATCCTCCGCTCACTGGTTAACTTGGTAGCCACCTGGGTTTAAGACGGACATAGCGTCCATGTTCATAGTATTTTCAAGAAGACGAAATGGATCTgtcttctttgttcttgtctCCTCTCTTACGTGCAAGCATCATTGGACTCTTATGCCTGCATGGATGCAATACAAGCATCATTTGACTTGTATGCAATTCGTACCTGCATGCTGAGGCGCGGTCGCTCGGCAACGTAATGTTGCTGCTCTCCCTAGCCTATAAGTACACCGCAATACTACAGTAATCggcaagaggaagaacaaagaAAACTAATTCAGATAGATATCGAGAAGATGGCGTCTACGCCTGCAGTTTGCTCCGTCAATGAAGTTCAGGGGCTGCGAAAGGCTCCGACCTTTCACCCAAGTCTGTGGGGTGATTTCTTCGCCACTTTCCAGCCACCCACTGCACATCAGGTAACATCGGTATCAGAATGATGGTACATGACATTCTGATCCACAAAACTGACTGGTATACTTGCTTGTCATGTGCAGCGTGCATACATGGCAGAAAGAGCCGAAGTGTTAAAAGAACAAGTTAGGAAGATGCTGAAGGGCGCAAATGAAGTACCAAAAATACTGGATCTTGTAATCACACTGCAACGGCTTGGACTGGATAATCATTACGAGAATGAGATGGACGAGCTGTTGAACTTTGTTTACAATTCTGATTACGATGATAAAGATCTGAATTTAGTTTCAGTGCGATTTTATCTTCTACGAAAGAATGGCTATGCTGTGTCATCTGGTAAGGCCTTTTTGTTAGTAGGAAAAATGCTTAAAAGACAATCATAGACTACAGTTACAACTTACTACGTAAAACCACAAAAAGTGCACTGAAAAGTATATTAAGAAATTGTGAACGTTATTAACCAAAATCATAATACTGTTTATCATGCTTTATGCTATTTCGATGTCCATGCCTCATTTGATGACTTCAGTACCATTTTTGGGGGCATTGGTATGTAAGGATCAAATGGTTTTATTATCAACATAGATCTTTATGAATATGTATATCAGCATGTCCGTAGCTACTATGCACTAATGTACCATCAGCTATTTTCAACTGCTCAAATCCCAAGACATGCAGGTAAAATTGAAGGTATCATGGTAAAATGTTCCCAATCCAATGAAACCTTTGACGTGTTGTATTTGATTTGTATACTTTTGGAGCTAAAGAACTAATATTCCTTGCTTGACTTTGCAGATGTGTTTCTAAACTTTAAAGATAAGGAAGGAAATTTTGTTGCTGATGATATAAAAAGTCTCTTGAGCTTATATAATGCAGCATACCTTAGGACACATGGGGAGAAAGTACTTGATGAAGCTATTATATTCACTAGAGGCCAACTTAAAGCTGCATTAGGTTCTTTGGAATCGACATTAGCAGATGAAATATCTCTTGCCCTTCAAACACCTCTCTTTCGAAGGGTTAGAATATTGGAAACAAGAAATTATATCCCAATTTACGAAAGGCAGGCTGCACGAAATGAGGCCATATTAgagtttgcaaaatttaattTCAACCTTCTTCAACTTCTTTATTGTGAGGAGTTAAAAAAGATCACACTGTGAGTtaattcaaattttgaattttaaaattctCTTCAATTAAGTCAATTACACAATATATTCACCTTTTTGTCATCACAGGTGGTGGAAGCAGCTAAATGTTGAAACAAATTTATGTTTTATTCGAGACAGAATCGTGGAAATGCATTTCTGGATGACAGGAGCATGCCCTGAGCCCAAATATTCTCTTTCACGTGTTATACTCACGAAGATGACAGCCTATATCACCATACTAGATGACATAATGGATACCTACAGTACAACTGAGGAGGCAATGCTGCTTGCTGAGGCAATATACAGGTACGAGAGTCTCCTTTGCaatctaataatgatattttaattttatcttCTACCCCATCCTCACTGGTAAATGTATATGCATTTATTTGCCATTTTTTGCATATGAAAAACATTTGTCATGCTGAGGGCTTCATAGGTGGCAGTAGCTGCACAGCGTGATGCAACGGCAGATTAATATTTGGGTTAATTTAGGATGTTATCTCTAGTAATTGTTTATTTGGATAGGATTATTATGAGTAGAGATCTTAGGGGACAAGTCGAGTCAAGGACACAAAAGGCTAGATATTACATTGTTGTTTGTCAAAACCAAGCGAGCATTGGCAGAGCTTCAGACCAAAAGGAAGGACCAAAACTAGAAGGTGAACGAGTTAGGAATTCAGTATGTCTATTTCAAAGCTCAAACACTACTATGCCACCTATAAATTGCACACTTATAGGTTTGCAACAGCGTAAGACACATGTTAGCCTATATAAAGCTCCATCCATGCAAGCATGAAGGATAAAACTAGCCTTTCTCCTCAGCTACGGTCTAATTCTCCCTATCCCATGCACCTTTTACCCATTCCTTTATTGTTCTAAAGGGACCCTTCCTATCCCCATCGGCTCTGGCCACTGGACCTTACACCCACATCCCTCACAATGCCTCGCATTTGTGAGCAAGGTATGTAGGCGTAGCCTAATATTCCCCTCTTTTGGCCAAGgtgcttcttcctctcccttaAAATCCCTCCCCTCTCGCTCCCCTAGCACCACAACTAACCAAGCCCACTTACTATGGGCTACTCTACTAAAAAAATCTTATTGCTGATTAGTAATTACAAAAAATTCATCTATGAAATGTTTAATGCCAATGATTGTAAGAGTTTCATACAAATTAGTTCTACTGCTAGTAAAAAAACAATAATATTTCTACTACTGAAGAAAATAACCATTTTGGAATATATATCCCCATtaacaaatatttttaatttttattccAAACTTCGCATAAAACGCACTTCAGCTAATAAAATGTTGTCAATGAATTGTAAAATGCAGGTGCGAGGCGAATGCGATAGAACTACTTCCAGGATACATGAAGGATTTCTACTTGCACTTATTGAAGACATTTGATTCGTGTGAGGATGAACTAGGACCAAACAAAAGCTATCGGGTGTTTTATCTCAAAGAATTGGCAAGTATTGTATTTGATGTGTTAATATATTGATTTTAGACCTTTCTTCAAAAAATCAGTATGGCTTCACAATTTTATGAATATATAATATGAATTCACATATTTGTACGTCTAATGCAGTTGAAGATGTTGGTGCGAGGATACTTTCAGGAGATAAAATGGCGTGATGAACATTATGTTCCAGAAACAATCAACGAACATCTAGAACTTTCAGGAGTAACTGTTGGAGTTTTTCAACTAGTATGTTCTTCACTTGTTGGGATGGGTGACATCATAACGAAGGAAATTCTTGACTGGCTATTGACATATCCAGGACTTTTAAAGTGTCTCTCAACATTTGCACGACTCTCCAATGACATTGCATCAATAAAGGTCTTTCTCTGTCTTTACTTTACACATGTGTAGGAACATTTGTGTGTATTATGCACCGTAGAATTGCTACATTATTTAGTGAAATTGAACTTCACCATCAAATATAATCTTGTAACCAAATACCGCATGATAAAGGTAAATAATTTAATAACTGTAGTAGGAAAGTACCTCAATAATAAAAGACATTATTACAACACACATGTAGTAAATCTATTTAATAATTCTCCGTGTTGCAGCGTGAGCAAATAGGGGGGCACCACGCTTCTACTGTCCAATGTTATATGTTGCAGCATGGGACAACAATGCACGATGCATGTGAGAAGATAAAAGAGCTAATTGAAGATTCATGGAAGGATATGATTAAATTCTACCTTACACCAACAGAACAGCCTAAGGTCGTGGCACAAACAGTTGTTGATTTTGCAAGGACTGGGGACTACATGTACAAGAAAACAGATGCATTTACATTTTCCCATACTATCAAAGATATGATAGCATTACTCTATGTGGAGCCATTATTCTAAACTCTGAAAACACCCTTTTACCAGCTATCATACTCCAAATACAATCTTTGACCGGCCACTTTCAGCTGTATTAAATAAAGTGGAGATCGACCGCCAGACTCGTGTTCACCAAATTGTAGCAGTTACGGTAGAGTAAGAGAAATGTTGCAATGGGTAGAGTATGAAACGTGTCATCTGCTCATTGCCTCATTAAATGTATTGTGTTACCCTCCCAAGTAATATTGTTCGTTTTTCCTATTTGTTGCTCTGTTCTTCAATCTTTGCTATGACTACTGATTGGTGCAAAAAATATGATACAATGgtagatattttaaaattatgaGCAGGTGTTCCT
Protein-coding regions in this window:
- the LOC133894737 gene encoding beta-sesquiphellandrene synthase-like isoform X1 → MASTPAVCSVNEVQGLRKAPTFHPSLWGDFFATFQPPTAHQRAYMAERAEVLKEQVRKMLKGANEVPKILDLVITLQRLGLDNHYENEMDELLNFVYNSDYDDKDLNLVSVRFYLLRKNGYAVSSDVFLNFKDKEGNFVADDIKSLLSLYNAAYLRTHGEKVLDEAIIFTRGQLKAALGSLESTLADEISLALQTPLFRRVRILETRNYIPIYERQAARNEAILEFAKFNFNLLQLLYCEELKKITLWWKQLNVETNLCFIRDRIVEMHFWMTGACPEPKYSLSRVILTKMTAYITILDDIMDTYSTTEEAMLLAEAIYRCEANAIELLPGYMKDFYLHLLKTFDSCEDELGPNKSYRVFYLKELLKMLVRGYFQEIKWRDEHYVPETINEHLELSGVTVGVFQLVCSSLVGMGDIITKEILDWLLTYPGLLKCLSTFARLSNDIASIKREQIGGHHASTVQCYMLQHGTTMHDACEKIKELIEDSWKDMIKFYLTPTEQPKVVAQTVVDFARTGDYMYKKTDAFTFSHTIKDMIALLYVEPLF
- the LOC133894737 gene encoding beta-sesquiphellandrene synthase-like isoform X2 translates to MASTPAVCSVNEVQGLRKAPTFHPSLWGDFFATFQPPTAHQRAYMAERAEVLKEQVRKMLKGANEVPKILDLVITLQRLGLDNHYENEMDELLNFVYNSDYDDKDLNLVSVRFYLLRKNGYAVSSDVFLNFKDKEGNFVADDIKSLLSLYNAAYLRTHGEKVLDEAIIFTRGQLKAALGSLESTLADEISLALQTPLFRRVRILETRNYIPIYERQAARNEAILEFAKFNFNLLQLLYCEELKKITLIVEMHFWMTGACPEPKYSLSRVILTKMTAYITILDDIMDTYSTTEEAMLLAEAIYRCEANAIELLPGYMKDFYLHLLKTFDSCEDELGPNKSYRVFYLKELLKMLVRGYFQEIKWRDEHYVPETINEHLELSGVTVGVFQLVCSSLVGMGDIITKEILDWLLTYPGLLKCLSTFARLSNDIASIKREQIGGHHASTVQCYMLQHGTTMHDACEKIKELIEDSWKDMIKFYLTPTEQPKVVAQTVVDFARTGDYMYKKTDAFTFSHTIKDMIALLYVEPLF